In Bacteroidota bacterium, the genomic window CCGCACATCGTCGAGCCCGGCAACATGATCCTTGTGCTCGTGGGTATATAAAATGGCATCGAGTTGTTTGACTTTGGCTCTTAACATTTGCTGGCGAAAATCAGGTCCGGTATCTATCACCAGCACTTTATGCTTATATTCAATTAATACCGAACTTCTTAATCTTTTGTCATGAGTATCGGCCGATTGGCAAACAGGACAATTGCAAGCGATCACCGGAACCCCTTGCGATGTACCAGTACCTAAAAAAGTAATTCTCATTAAAATGAATCCTTTACAATTTTTCTCAAAAAATCGTTTTACGCAAATCTACTCAATTATTTCTGCTAAAGAAAATGTTTGTTGATATCTGAAATTGAAGGGCGTTTTAAATAAATTATTGAATTTCACATATCTAAGTTGTAATCCTATTCTCAATAATGGATTTTAAGGGTTTTATTTTACTTTTGGAGAAAAAATTAATTATGTCCGGAAAGTTATATCTCATTCCAAACACCTTGGGGGAATACAATATAGATCAGGTAATTCCAGCTCATGTAAAAAATATAGTCAATACATTGGATTATTTTGTGGTGGAGAATGAACGTACTGCCCGCAGGTATCTCAGCCGAATGGGTATTTCCAAGCCCATCGACCAGCTCTTTTTTACTGTTTTGGATGAGCACAGCCGTAATGAAGAGGTGGAAAGCATGCTGGCCCCCTTATTCAAAAATTTTGATGTGGGAATTATCTCTGAAGCCGGCGTGCCTGCCGTTGCCGATCCGGGCAGTGCCTTGGTGAACCTTGCCCATAAACATCAGATACAGGTTATTCCGCTGGTTGGGCCTTCATCGATAATCCTTTCCTTGATGGCCTCGGGATTAAACGGGCAAAATTTTGCTTTCCGGGGATATCTGAAAATAAAAAAAGAAGAAAGGCTGAAGCAGATAAGAATGCTTGAGAAATGTTCGCAGGTTGAAAAACAAACCCAGATATTTATTGAAACTCCATACAGGAATGAACAACTGTTCGATGACCTCGTATCCAACTGCCAGCCGGAAACCCTGCTTTGTATAGCTGCCGATATCACTTTGTCTACAGAGTTCATTTCAACTAAAGCCATTAAAGAATGGAAAAAGAAAAAGCCGGACATTAAAAAACGCCCGGCCATCTTTCTTCTTCAACGATATTGATATTTAGTTGACTTTTACATCGTACAATAAAGTAGTATAGGCAGGAATAGTAACATAGTAGGTAAGGGCATAAGGTGCAGTTCCTCCATAAAACCCAAGGTAATAAGGAACAATAAATACTGATTCTTCGCCTTTTTTCATGCACCTGAGGCCTTCGTCAAAACCGGAATTCAGCACGGTACTGGCAGTTAATTTCACATTGGTAGCTGTATCACACAAGAATGTCCGGCCATCCAGGTATTTACCTACATAACTGACGGATATGACATCCCCGTTTTTAATCACAGACCCTGAGCTCTGTACTTTCTTGTAATAATACAAACCTGAGTTTGTGGAATCAGCTGGTGTAAGGGGAGTACTTTTCAAAAAGTTGTTTATTTGTTGTCTTTCGTAGGCCACCGGGTCGTGAATAATTTTTACTAGATGTACTGTATAAATTAAAGTTGAATATTTGGGAACATTCGTATATTCATATTCCCCAAGGGCTAGATCAGAGGGGATGAGTAATGTTGCTGTCTGACCTTCTTTCATCAGCTTAATGCCTTCATACACGCCATACAAAAAATTATATGGGGATAACTGAAATTTCGAGTTGCCATATACAATTTCAGAATTATAAAGTCCATTTTGTTGGGCTACTGCAGAGTCTGTAGTTAGAATTGTTTTTCCTGTGGAAAGGACTTTCCCTGTAAATTCAACGAGAACAAAATCACCACTGTCAGGTTTAGCGTCTAAAGTGGTTTTTGCAGAATCAAGAATAAAATATAAACCATCCTTTTGGGGTGTTGCATTGGGATAATTCTTACTGACGTATTCCTGAAGTAACTGTTTTTCTTTTGCTTTTTGTTCGCTTGAGTCATCCTTATTACATCCTGTAAACAACAAACTTCCCCAAAAAGCTGAAAACAAAAGGGAAAATAACAAATACTTTTTCTTATTCATAAACTGATTATTTATTGAGATTAAAAAGACTTAATTTTATTAATGAAGATGATTTTAAATACCAAAAGGTTGCTTCAAAAGTAATTATTTTACTGATTTAAGTTCAACTTCAAAAATTAACGAAGTGTAAGGGGGAATAATACCCGTTGAGGAACCCGCTTTTCCAAATGCCAGTTCTGAGGGCAGTATGCAAAGCGCTTTATCTCCCTGCCGCATCATTCCAATAACTTCTTCCAAACCTTTTATTACCTGCCACTGCTGCCCATAAACAAACTGTAATGCCTCATGCCTCATTTTTGTTGAATCAAAGAATTTACCATTTAAAAATTTACCTTCGTAATCTATTACTACTGTATCTCCTTTTTCAACTTTTTTCCCCGTTCCTTCATTCACTTTTAGAAAATATAATCCACTGGGTGTGGGTTTGAAATTCAATTTCTTTTCCTCCATAAACTGTCTGAGAACTACTTTTTCGTATTGGCCAAGATCTTCTGTCCAATTCATAAAGGCTTCCTTTTCTTGATCATATTCTTTTTCGGTCTGAATATTAAGCATTTCAACGTTTACTTTCATTTTATTCCCGGGTTTGATAAAATGAGGTAGGTCGGTGTGAAGGGTTTTGTGAAAAAAGCTACCGGCATCAATAATAAAAGTAGCCGCATCCCCCTGGGCAAGCATAAGGAAACATTCTTCAATTGAACCCTGATATTCGGGTGCTAATAACTTGAATTTTCTATGTTCGTTAAAAAAAACGGAATCATTAAAGGTTTTGTAGGTAATATTGATGGTAATATAATCCCCAACCACTGCTTTGTTGGTGTTTTCACCTATTTTTTCCAGCCTGAAATTTATCCCTGAGGGGGTTTCCGAATAGCCGCTATATTTTGGCGTCCTGACACAGGACATGACCGACGACAGGATAAAGAACACCAGGGTGATTAGGTTTTTCATGATTGTATTACCATAATTTTAGATATAAAAACTACTCATCCACAATTTTGACAATTTCGATATCGTAAACGATAACGGAAAGAGGAGGAATTTTATTTTCATCACCCAGTAACCCATGGGCCATATAGGGGGGCATGATCAGCCTGGCTTTGTCACCCTCTCTGAGAAACAAAATACCTTCTTCCAACCCGCTTTCCACACCTCCCTGTCCGATGCGGAAGTGCGCAGGATAACCTATTTTTGAATGATAGCAAACTGTTCCGTCGAGCAGACTAATGGAATAGTTATAAACTGCTATCTTACCCGGTTCGGCCTTTTTCCCTTTCCCTTTTTGGTAGATCTGATACCACAAGCCCGATTTGGTGGCCTTCATGTCCCACTGCTGGCGCCTGACGAAATTCCTTATCAGAATTTCGTCCTTGTTGACCAGAAATTTATTGACACGTATAAGGGATTCCCCATTTTTGGCAAGTTCAGGAATTCCTTTTTTCTGTTTTTCCCATTTACAGGATGAAACCGAACTTAATAATAAAATGGCAATTCCAAATTTAACAAAATTCAAATAATTCATTTTTAATATTCTAATTCTTTTTTGAACAAAGGAAGCAGGGCTTCAAATTTGCTGATTGTCTCGTTCAGGGGTAGCAGTGATTTGCCACCTGAGGCATTTTTATGGCCTCCTCCCTCAAAGTGGGTCTCGGCAAATACATTGGTGGCAAAACTTCCTTTTGACCTGAATGATATGCGTATGCTTTTGTCCTTCTGCTCTGTCAACAAGGCACTGAAAATAATTCCCTTGATGGACAGGGGATAGTTGACAAAGCCCTCCGAATCGCCTGTATCAAATTTATAACGCTGTTGTTCCTCCTGATTTAGGCTGATGTAAGCCGTATGATATTCGGGGAGAACCACCATCTTTTCGCTCAGGCAATATCCCAAAAGTCTCATTCGGTTTTCAGAAAAATTATCGTAAACCAGGCTGTATATCCTATCTTTTTCAATCCCAAGGTTCAAAAGTGCAGCCACAATCTCAAAGGTGCGCATTTCTGACGAATTGAAACTGAAA contains:
- a CDS encoding FKBP-type peptidyl-prolyl cis-trans isomerase, yielding MNFVKFGIAILLLSSVSSCKWEKQKKGIPELAKNGESLIRVNKFLVNKDEILIRNFVRRQQWDMKATKSGLWYQIYQKGKGKKAEPGKIAVYNYSISLLDGTVCYHSKIGYPAHFRIGQGGVESGLEEGILFLREGDKARLIMPPYMAHGLLGDENKIPPLSVIVYDIEIVKIVDE
- a CDS encoding FKBP-type peptidyl-prolyl cis-trans isomerase, coding for MKNLITLVFFILSSVMSCVRTPKYSGYSETPSGINFRLEKIGENTNKAVVGDYITINITYKTFNDSVFFNEHRKFKLLAPEYQGSIEECFLMLAQGDAATFIIDAGSFFHKTLHTDLPHFIKPGNKMKVNVEMLNIQTEKEYDQEKEAFMNWTEDLGQYEKVVLRQFMEEKKLNFKPTPSGLYFLKVNEGTGKKVEKGDTVVIDYEGKFLNGKFFDSTKMRHEALQFVYGQQWQVIKGLEEVIGMMRQGDKALCILPSELAFGKAGSSTGIIPPYTSLIFEVELKSVK
- a CDS encoding SAM-dependent methyltransferase, which encodes MSGKLYLIPNTLGEYNIDQVIPAHVKNIVNTLDYFVVENERTARRYLSRMGISKPIDQLFFTVLDEHSRNEEVESMLAPLFKNFDVGIISEAGVPAVADPGSALVNLAHKHQIQVIPLVGPSSIILSLMASGLNGQNFAFRGYLKIKKEERLKQIRMLEKCSQVEKQTQIFIETPYRNEQLFDDLVSNCQPETLLCIAADITLSTEFISTKAIKEWKKKKPDIKKRPAIFLLQRY
- a CDS encoding FKBP-type peptidyl-prolyl cis-trans isomerase encodes the protein MNKKKYLLFSLLFSAFWGSLLFTGCNKDDSSEQKAKEKQLLQEYVSKNYPNATPQKDGLYFILDSAKTTLDAKPDSGDFVLVEFTGKVLSTGKTILTTDSAVAQQNGLYNSEIVYGNSKFQLSPYNFLYGVYEGIKLMKEGQTATLLIPSDLALGEYEYTNVPKYSTLIYTVHLVKIIHDPVAYERQQINNFLKSTPLTPADSTNSGLYYYKKVQSSGSVIKNGDVISVSYVGKYLDGRTFLCDTATNVKLTASTVLNSGFDEGLRCMKKGEESVFIVPYYLGFYGGTAPYALTYYVTIPAYTTLLYDVKVN